The Pristis pectinata isolate sPriPec2 unplaced genomic scaffold, sPriPec2.1.pri scaffold_105_arrow_ctg1, whole genome shotgun sequence nucleotide sequence CGCCTGTGGCCGCTCCTTCGCCCAGTCCTCCACCCTGCTCAACCACCGGCGCACCCACACCGGCGAGCGGCCCTTCGGCTGTGGCGCCTGTGGCCGCTCCTTCGCCCAGTCCTCCACCCTGCACACCCACCGGCGCACCCACACTGGCGAGCGGCCCTTCAAGTGCGGCCGCTGCGACCGCGCCTTCGCTCAGTCCTCTGTCCTCCTCAACCACCAGCGCACGCACACAGCTGGCGAGGAGGGGCAGGACGGCGAGGAGGGGCGGGACGGCGAGGAGGAGGAGAAACCGGAGGAGTCACCGGCTCCGTCCCCTGCCGACGCCCCCCACCGCTGCCCCGTCTGCCAGCAGGCCTTCGCCACGCCGGCCCAGCTGCTGGTCCACCGCCGTGCCCACACTGGCGACCGGCCCTTCCTCTGCGACGTCTGCCAGGAGGCCTTCGCAGAGCCCTCCCAGCTGGCCGTCCACCGCCGCACTCACGCTGGTGAGCGCCCCTACGAGTGCCCCGTCTGCCACAAGCGCTTCGCCTACGACTCCTCGCTGGCCATGCATCGGCGGGCGCACGACGGCGAGCGGCCCTACCGCTGTGGTGCCTGCGGCAAGTCCTTCGCCACCTCCGCCAAGCTGCTGCACCACCGGCGCCAGGCCCACAGCTCCGAGGCGCCCGCCCGCTGCCCTGTCTGCCAGAAGAGCTTCGGCAGCCCCGCCCTGCTGTCCCGGCACCAGCGGGGGCACGGGGACAGTGGCGGAGGTGGCCCCCACCGCTGCGAGGTGTGCGGCCGCTCCTTCACCCAGCCGGTCCACCTGGCCAACCACCGGCGCACCCACGCCGGGCAGCGCCCCTTCCAGTGCCCCACCTGCGGCCGCTCCTTCGCCCAGTCCTCTGACGTGCTCAAGCACCAGCGCACCCACACCGGCGAGAAGCCCTTCCAGTGCGAGCTGTGCGACCGCTCCTTCACCCAGCTTTCCACCCTGCTCAACCACCAGCGCATCCACCTGGGCGAGAAGCCCCACCGCTGCGAGGCGTGCGGCCGCTCCTTCACccagctctccactctgctcaaCCACCAGCGCACCCACACCGGCGAGAAGCCCTTCAAGTGCGAGACTTGCGACAAGGCCTTCGCCCAGTCCTCCAGCCTGCTCAACCACCGGCGCATCCACACCGGTGAGAAGCCCTTCCGGTGCCTGCTGTGTGCCAAGTCCTTcgccacctcctcctccctctccgtCCACCAGCGCTCGCACGTCTGAGGCATCAGCGGGCGGGGGTGTGGAACTCCCTgtcttttccacccccccccccccccccccccccccgaaacagTCCTCTGGCACCGGAAACACCCTCGCCCCCCGAGGAATCCTCCCGACCAGCCATCTCCTCCTCCCCGTGGTCCGCGAGGAAGGGGGCCGGGGCAAGTCCAATCCCCGCGTTCGACTGCTGGAagagtcggtggggggggggggggggtgcctttCGGCGGCAATAGCCGATGGGGCTGTTGCCGGCTGTAGGGTATCAAGTGAAGGGAAGGTGGAGTGGGGTCCCATCCGCCTCTCTCCCCAGAGAGCAACAGGGTTCACGGTCCAATGAGTTAAACGTAATGtctcatctctctttctctctctctctgtctccctctctgtctttctatctctctctgtttctctctccctctctctctctctctctctctctctctctctctgtttctctctttctttctgtttctctctctctctctctctctgtttctctctctctctgtttctccccctctctgtttcttcccccccccccccccccgttctgtACGAGAA carries:
- the LOC127567093 gene encoding zinc finger protein OZF-like is translated as MDGDLDPAPGVAEQGDDGQVEAPRAEEEAEPQDVKEEEEEEGSSSQIEEEDEDEEEEEARDREEDRESQEEAGTPGGATLRQPRRAVARRGGRARGRAHPEGRAHPCPLCGRSFAQPSDLRAHRRTHTGERPFGCGACGRSFAQSSTLLNHRRTHTGERPFGCGACGRSFAQSSTLHTHRRTHTGERPFKCGRCDRAFAQSSVLLNHQRTHTAGEEGQDGEEGRDGEEEEKPEESPAPSPADAPHRCPVCQQAFATPAQLLVHRRAHTGDRPFLCDVCQEAFAEPSQLAVHRRTHAGERPYECPVCHKRFAYDSSLAMHRRAHDGERPYRCGACGKSFATSAKLLHHRRQAHSSEAPARCPVCQKSFGSPALLSRHQRGHGDSGGGGPHRCEVCGRSFTQPVHLANHRRTHAGQRPFQCPTCGRSFAQSSDVLKHQRTHTGEKPFQCELCDRSFTQLSTLLNHQRIHLGEKPHRCEACGRSFTQLSTLLNHQRTHTGEKPFKCETCDKAFAQSSSLLNHRRIHTGEKPFRCLLCAKSFATSSSLSVHQRSHV